ATTTTTTGGCAATTCTTTAGTGATGAAGTCTGCGTAAGCCAATTCGCTAACGGTACGTACACCGTGGAACAGGATTACTTTTTCAAAGTGTTCGTATGTTTCTGGGTCTTGAATCACGCTCATGAAAGGAGCAAGACCAGTACCTGTACCGAATAAGAATAGGTTCTTACCTGGTTTTAAGTCAGAAACAACCAATGTGCCGGTAGGTTTACGGCTAATTAGGATCTCATCACCCACTTTCAAGTGTTGTAGACGAGAGGTTAGTGGGCCGTTCTGTACTTTAATACTGAAGAACTCTAATTCTTCTTCGTAGTTTGGGCTGGCAATACTATAAGCGCGCATAAGCGGTTTGCCTTCTACTTCAAGACCGATCATGACAAAGTGACCGTTCTCAAAACGCAGCCCGTCATCACGGGTGGTGCGGAAGCTGAATAAAGTATCGTTCCAATGACGAACGCTGGTGACAGTTTCTGTTGCGTAATTATGAGCCATGATTCCGAGTCGCAGTTGCTAATATTGGCAAAATTGCTATTGTACATCATTGGCTTAGCGTTCTGATACCTCCTTTACGCTATCATTTTAGGAATCATTGCTTATATTTTTATGACTGAAAGTTATCAAACCATCTGGTTGCATCAAAATTCACCTATAAAGCCGGCTGCCGGTGCGCCTTGTAACGGCTGTGGGGTGTGTTGTGCAATTACACCATGCCCACTCGCACGGGTAAGGTTTGCCAGATTTTGGCGTCCGTTACCTAAGGTGGTTAAATGCCCAGCCTTAAGCTGGTCTGATGAGGTAAGTCGATATGAGTGTGGTTTGCTCACTAAACCAAAGCAATATTGGCGCTGGGTGCCAAGTAAATTACATTTGAGATGGCAATTATTAGTGAGTCGGTGGATTGCAACTGGCATTGGATGTGACTGTACGTCAGAGATTGAAGAGTGAATTGCTTTAAATTCATGTGCTAGCACGGAGATTCACAAACGGCGAATCTGCCCTTGCTTTATAATTAAGTAATCCAACTCAATATCAATGATCTAACAATAAAGAGAGCCAACGAATGAGTGCGCTACCACTAACCGCAATTGAAGCGAGAATCTTAGGTGTGCTGATTGAAAAAAAGCACACTGTCCCAGATACCTACCCACTCTCATTAAATGCGCTGCAGTCTGGTTGCAATCAAAAGTCGAGCAGAGATCCGGTGATGGAATTATCCGAACCCGAACTACTTGAGGCCTTAGATACATTACGTCAAAAGTCTTTAATTGCCGAAAGTAGTGGCGGTAGAGTCAGTAAATATGCTCACAACTTAGATCGCGTATTGAGCATCCCATCGCAATCGGTCGCGATTTTAACCGTGTTGATATTACGTGGTCCATTAACAACGGCAGAGATCCGTCAATATACAGAACGACTACACCGTTTTTCAGATGTATCTGCTGTGGAAGGATTCTTGTCAGAATTACAAGAGAGGACAGATGGTGCGTTAGTCGTCGAGTTGCCTCGTCAATCAGGTGCAAGAGAGCGTCGTTGGGCTCACTTGCTGTGCGGCGAGCCCCAAATTAGCGAATCTGCAACTAGCGCTACGGGCTCTTCAAACTTAGAAGCGAGAGTGTCAGTACTAGAGGCAGAAGTTGCCGAATTAAAAGCATTGCTAGAATCACTTACTGCAGGTTAATTATTTGTCGCTAGAAAATAGTCCAGCTGCACACTGGTGGGTGTATCTCATCTTGTGTGAGGGGGGGCGCATTTATACGGGCATCGCAAAGGATGTTCAGCAACGCTTCGTCCAACATCAGGCAGGAAAAGGCGCGAAATTTACGCGTGCTTTTCCTCCTGTATCGCTTTTGGCCTGCAGTGCCTTTCCTGATTATTCTTCCGCTTTAAAAGAAGAACATCGAATTAAGCAATTACGTAAACCACAAAAACTTCAGTTGATTGATGCGTGGTCGCAAAACTTCAGTGACTAACAGTCAACCGAATCAATATTGAGACGATATTTTGAGCAAAACCACAATTTATAAAGCAGAGCTGACCTTATCCGACCTTGATCGTCATTATTATCAAACGCATACGTTAACCTTGGCATTGCACCCTTCAGAGACCGAAGAGAGATTAATGGTTCGTTTGTTGGCATTTGCATTGCATGCAGACGAATACCTTGCGTTTGGAAGGGGGTTATCTTCAGAAAATGAACCAGACGTAGGTTTAAAAGATGCGACAGGCCAATGGACAAGCTGGATTGATGTGGGCTTGCCTGATCCAAAATGGATTAAAAAAGCTTCGCGTATTGCAAAAGAAGTTTTCTTGTATGTCTACGGTGGATCGCAAGCAGAAGTTTGGTGGCAACAAGAAGCATCCGCCTTTGCCGATCTAAAGAATGTGACGGTAATCAAAGTGCCTCAATCGGCGACACAGATGCTGACGAAAATTTGTCAGCGTAGCTTAAAGCTCTCTGTCACGATTCAGCAACCTAGTGTTTGGTTTGCGACCGATGAGGGGAATGAGGAAATCAAGCTAGAAATACTGAAGGCTTCAGCGGGTAATGAATAATTGAGTCATCACATCGCATTTTATTTATTGTATTGATTAAGTATTTTGTTGTATTGTTGGTGTTAAGTAAAAATATTTATCGATAAAGTAGATGTGATATGAATCTCAAACTTCCCCGTACCAGTGCAGAACAATGGCGTGTCTTGCAGGCCGTTGTCGAATCCGGTGGCTTTGCGCAAGCGGCAGAATTGCTTCACAAAAGTCAGTCTGCAATTAGCTATACCGTTGCAAAGCTGCAAGAGCAGATCGGTGTCGCTCTTTTAGAGCAAGATGGCCGCCGCATGAAGCTAACGGAGGTGGGGGCGACATTGCTTCGGCACGCAGTTCCGGTAGTAGATGGTTTATCTAGGTTAGAACAGCATGCTGCGATTTTAGCGCAAGGATGGGAGGCCGAGCTTCATTTGGCGGTAGAAGCAATTTTCCCCAATGTTGTGTTATTCCAAGCATTAGCGAGATTTGCCGAGCAATGTCCGAATACGCTGCTGCAAGTGCATGAGGTGGTGATGTCTGGAGCCGATGAGGCTGTTGAGTCGGGCGAGGTAGACTTGGTCATTGCTAGCAGTATCCCGAAAGGATATCTAGGTGAGCAGATGCTCGATGCCTCCTTGGTCGCATTTGCGGCGCCAAATCATCCGCTTCACAATTATGATCGTCTATTAACCACAGATGATTTATTTGAACATACTCAAGTAGTTGTTAGAGATTCTGGTACGCAAAATCCAAGGGATTCGGGTTGGTTGGGGGCCAAACAACGTTGGACGGTTAGCTATCCCCAGACTTCTATTGACATGGTGAAATCAGGCTTGGCATTTGCATGGTTGCCAAAGCATTTAGTATATGAAGATTATCATCAAGGTCGGTTAAAGCCATTGCCGTTGCGTCATGGTCGAGAGCGCCGTATTCCGCTTTACTTGGTGGCTTCTGCAAAGCAAGCAACAGGCCCTGCAGCAAGGTTATTGGCCCGTTGCTTACTCGATGCGGCGAGCGCGTGGAAAGATTTTGAATGTCCTGCCGAATGCATGGAGTCCAAGTAATTCGTTCGTTGTGTTTACTTAGGGGTTAACTCAGGGAAAAGGACTTCGGTAAATCCAAAGAGGTTCATATCTTCAATCCGGCTAGGATAGAGTTTACCCCATAAATGATCACATTCATGCTGAACCACTCTCGCGTGAAAACCTTCTGCCACCCGATCGATTGCGTTACCAAACTCGTCAAAGCCTTGGTAGCGAATCTTCGTCCAGCGTGGCACTACTCCGCGTAATCCAGGTACTGATAAACAACCTTCCCAGCCTGCTTCTTTTTCTTCATCAAGAGGCGTAATCACCGGGTTTATTAAAACGGTTTTAGGGACAGCGGGGGCATCAGGATAACGCTCACTTTGCTCAAATCCAAAGACAACTACCTGCAGAGAGACGGCGATTTGTGGTGCAGCAATGCCAACACCACCTTCGTGTGCCATGGTTTCCCATAGGTCTTCGATAAGAGTGTTCAGTTCTGGTGTTTGCCATTCTGTTACTAATGTGGCTTCCTGCTGCAAAATCGGATGGCCCATTTTAATGACGGGGCGAATTGCCATAACTATACTTCCTTGTTTCGCTTCACAAATACATAGTGTTTTTTTACTGGGGAAATCACTTCGAAAATGCCATGAAAGCCACTAGGAATCACAGCAGCTTCCCCCGGTAAAATTTCGGTGACATGCCCAGATTCATCATGTAAGTGAACACAACCCTCAATTAGGCTAAAAAATTCGTCAGTATCGTCTGCAAAAGCAATTTTCCATGCGCCTACTTCGCATTGCCAAATACCTACATCCATATCACCGTGTGTGCTTGCAAAAAAGGGATGCGTGCTACGTTTGGGGTTCCCTTTTATTAATCTCTCTGGTTTTGGATAATCAATGCTACCTTCTGGAAGCGTTTTGCCTAAGTGGGTGATCGATTTCATTGCTTACTCATTACTTGCTTTTGTTAATGCTAAACGCCAAAGTGAAGTTACTTCTTTAGATCGGGCGATATAAAGAGGATTACTAGTGTCTTTTGATTTAGGATGGGTTGGCCTAGCACCAATTCTGCCAACTATGGTCAGCCCGGCTTCTGTTATCCAGTTTTGTAACTCACCCCGGGATCGCATGCCAAGATGCTCGGCAAGATCAGACATAATTAGCCAGGCTTCACCATCTACTGTTAAATGATCTTTCAAACCGGCTAAAAACTGTTTCAACATTTGGCTATTTGGGTCATAGACCGCGTACTCTAGTAAAGAGGTCGGTTGTGCAGGGATCCAAGGAGGGTTGCAGACAATCAACGGCGCTTTACCTTCAGGAAATAAATTCGTTTTTAACAATGAAATTTGTTCCTGATAACCTAGTCGTGCCGCATTTTCTGCGGCACAAGAGAGGGCTCTATCCGATATATCCGTCGCGATGATCTGTTTGACTCCGCGTTTGGCTAAAACCAAGGACAAAATCCCCGTACCGGTACCAATATCAAAAGCGAGGGCTTTCTGTTTTAGCGGTGCATCTAATACAAGCTTTACATATTCGCCACGCACAGGAGAGAAAACACCGTAGTGTGGATGAACCGTTTTTTGATTGAGTGCAGCGATTGGAACCCCATTTTTTCGCCACTCATAAGCCCCTATAACCCCCAACAAGTCTTTAAGTGCAATTAAATACGGATGCTGAACTTGACCAAATGCTTGTTCGCAGGCAACTCGCACATCCGGTGCTCTGCGGTTGGATAATTGATGATTGCCATCAACTTCGAGTAGCAGTTTAGAAAGTACTTCCGCTTTCTTTCGATTTTGTTGGCGATTACGTTCAAATGACTCAAGTGCACTGTTCGGTACGGGCAATGGGTTTCTTGGTGGTTTACTGACTTTTTTACTTAAATTCAGTAAAAGTTGACGGCCATTATGGTAATCACCTCGCCACAGTAACCCATGACCTTCATTAATTAACCGAAATGCTTCATTCACACTAACATTGTCATCTACGACTAAGATAGTAGTGGGTGGTTGACTGCCATTTTCACAACGCCATTCAGCAACTTTGTTGTTTTCATTTTCATGCCAAGAAAGCAACGATGGGGTGTCAGCTTGTGCTGTTAATGCTACGGGCGTTGGGAAGTCAATTTTCATCTGGAGGTCAGCTAAATCAAAGGGTGTATCAAATTGTAACAGGAACCCCTAGGTAGTACTGACAGAGAATGCCAAAAAGCAGACATAATCGTAAGGAAGTTGTAAAGGCCAAAACTGTACCTGTTCAATTGCCTTAGTTTCACGGATGATGGCATACGAATTTACTTGAAAAATGGATATTTTACGAATGAGACATTCTCGTAATTGGTCACTAGCTGCCATTTTGGCGTGCTTGGCCATGTTGGGGCCGTTTTCTATTGATGCATACCTGCCTGCATTCAATGAAATAGCTCAAGAATTAAACGCGACGCAACTACAAGTCCAGCAAACACTAACTGCATATATGCTGGCCTTTAGCGCCATGATGCTTTGGCATGGTTCCATTTCTGATGCAATCGGTCGACGTCCGGTCATTCTTGTTTCGCTATTTACATTTGCGATCGCAACATTTGGATGTGCAGCATCCTATCGTATTGAATACCTCTTATTCTTTAGAGTATTGCAGGGACTTTCAGCTGGTGCTGGCATCACGGTTGGCCGTGCAATGATCCGAGATCGCTTTGATGGCCATGAAGCGCAGCAAATTATGTCTCGGGTCACCATGATTTTTTCTTTGGCACCAGGCATTGCCCCTGTTATTGGCGGCGCGTTACAACAGTGGTTTGGCTGGCATGCCATTTTTCTTTTTGTGGCGGGGCTGACTTCCATTTTGTTATATGTATGTTATCGCTGGTTGCCAGAAACACTACTTGTAAATAAGCGTCAGTCATTGTCACCACGCGCATTAGCGGTGGGCTATAAAGAAATGGCGTTGAATCCTACTTTCCTTATGGTCGCGTTAACCGTTGCCTTAAATTTCGGGGGCTTATTTCTCTATATTTCTTCAGCACCGGTATTACTAACTACTCATCTAGGCTTAAAAGGTGCAGAGTTTGGTTACTTATTTGTACCCGCAGTGTTTGGTATTTTTCTAGGTGGCTGGTTATCAGGAAAAATGGCTGCCACGCATTCAACCTCTTATACCGTCTGCCTCGCATTTTGTATTATGGGTTTTGCCTCTATTTTTAATGTTGGCTATCACTCATTTTTCCCGCCATCATTGCCGTGGACAATTCTACCTGTAATGATTTACACCTGCGGCATGTCACTGTCTTCAGCAAGTATCACGATTGTAGCGTTAGATTTATTTCCGCAAAGAAGGGGGATGGTCGCTTCGTTGCAATCAGCTATTCAAGTAGGGCTTGCGGGGGTAGTTAGTGGTGTTGTGTCTCCCATTCTTTCTCATTCTGTTATTTGGTTGGCTGGAGGCATGTTTGGCTTGGTTGTCTTGGGGCTGGTCAGTTGGGGCTTGTCTGGTAAATGGAAATCACCTGTTGCACAATAATGCAACTTGTTAAGCCAATTTAGATTAAGAAACGTTATGAAAAGCCTTCCTCCACTAGTGTTTGTTGATTTGGAAACCACTGGTGCCTCCATTCACAAAGACCGTATTACAGAAATAGGCATTGTAGAAGTCGATGAGGAAGGCGTTCGCCAATGGAGTTCATTGGTCAACCCGCAGCAATCTATTCCTGCATTCATTCAGCAGTTAACCGGTATTAACGATGAAATGGTGGCTGATGCGCCTTGCTTTGAAGTGCTTGCAGAAGAGGTTTTGCAGAAATTAAAAGGCAAATTGTTTATTGCTCATAATGCGCGGTTTGATTACGGCTTTTTAAAACATTCATTTGCCCGATTAAACCTGCCGTTTCGGGCAAATACGCTTTGCACCGTCAAACTATCTAAAGCACTTTACCCCGAACACTATAAACATAACTTAGACGCCATTGTGTCTCGGCTTGGTTTGGTCGCAGGGGACAGGCATCGTGCATTAACCGACGCAGAATTACTCTGGCAATTCTTACAAGCTGTCTACAAGGTTTTTGGTGTAGAGCATGTGAATGAAGCCATCATGAAACAAATTCAGCAACCAACTTTACCACAAGGGGTGGATGCAGATTCGGTTGATGCGCTACCAGAAGGGCCTGGTATCTATCGGTTTTACGGCGAAACCGGTGCGCTATTATATGTGGGAAAAAGTACGCAAATACGCAAACGGGTGCTTAACCATTTTAGCCAAGATCACCGAGATGCCAAACAACAGGCGTTGGTTCAACAAATTCGAAAAGTAGAAGCACAAGAAACTTGTGGTGAGTTTGGTGCGCTATTACTTGAAGCACAAACAGTCAAAAAAGAAAGACCAATTTACAATCAGCAACTCCGTGCAAATGATGGATCCTGTACTTGGGTGCTAGAAACTCAAGCAAATGGTCAACTGAAACCAGCCCTAATTAAAGCAGATGAGCCTAAAAAAGAAGGCGAAATTCGCTACGGATTGTTCCATTCAAGCAAAGATGCTCAGAAGGCATTACGTAAACTAGCAGAGAACCATCGCTTGTGCTTGATCTTTTGTGGGCTTGAAACCGCAGGTAAAAGAAATAACAGTCCTTGTTTTAATTACCAGATCCATAAATGCGATGGCGCAT
This Leeia speluncae DNA region includes the following protein-coding sequences:
- a CDS encoding ferredoxin--NADP reductase, whose translation is MAHNYATETVTSVRHWNDTLFSFRTTRDDGLRFENGHFVMIGLEVEGKPLMRAYSIASPNYEEELEFFSIKVQNGPLTSRLQHLKVGDEILISRKPTGTLVVSDLKPGKNLFLFGTGTGLAPFMSVIQDPETYEHFEKVILFHGVRTVSELAYADFITKELPKNEFFGEEVANKLIYYPSVTREAFRNQGRLTDLITTGKMCADIGLPQLNPETDRAMLCGSPSMLKDTAQLLDDLGFKVSPRVGEPGDYVIERAFVEK
- a CDS encoding YceH family protein, producing the protein MSALPLTAIEARILGVLIEKKHTVPDTYPLSLNALQSGCNQKSSRDPVMELSEPELLEALDTLRQKSLIAESSGGRVSKYAHNLDRVLSIPSQSVAILTVLILRGPLTTAEIRQYTERLHRFSDVSAVEGFLSELQERTDGALVVELPRQSGARERRWAHLLCGEPQISESATSATGSSNLEARVSVLEAEVAELKALLESLTAG
- a CDS encoding GIY-YIG nuclease family protein — its product is MSLENSPAAHWWVYLILCEGGRIYTGIAKDVQQRFVQHQAGKGAKFTRAFPPVSLLACSAFPDYSSALKEEHRIKQLRKPQKLQLIDAWSQNFSD
- a CDS encoding YaeQ family protein, coding for MSKTTIYKAELTLSDLDRHYYQTHTLTLALHPSETEERLMVRLLAFALHADEYLAFGRGLSSENEPDVGLKDATGQWTSWIDVGLPDPKWIKKASRIAKEVFLYVYGGSQAEVWWQQEASAFADLKNVTVIKVPQSATQMLTKICQRSLKLSVTIQQPSVWFATDEGNEEIKLEILKASAGNE
- a CDS encoding LysR family transcriptional regulator — its product is MNLKLPRTSAEQWRVLQAVVESGGFAQAAELLHKSQSAISYTVAKLQEQIGVALLEQDGRRMKLTEVGATLLRHAVPVVDGLSRLEQHAAILAQGWEAELHLAVEAIFPNVVLFQALARFAEQCPNTLLQVHEVVMSGADEAVESGEVDLVIASSIPKGYLGEQMLDASLVAFAAPNHPLHNYDRLLTTDDLFEHTQVVVRDSGTQNPRDSGWLGAKQRWTVSYPQTSIDMVKSGLAFAWLPKHLVYEDYHQGRLKPLPLRHGRERRIPLYLVASAKQATGPAARLLARCLLDAASAWKDFECPAECMESK
- the def gene encoding peptide deformylase, whose translation is MAIRPVIKMGHPILQQEATLVTEWQTPELNTLIEDLWETMAHEGGVGIAAPQIAVSLQVVVFGFEQSERYPDAPAVPKTVLINPVITPLDEEKEAGWEGCLSVPGLRGVVPRWTKIRYQGFDEFGNAIDRVAEGFHARVVQHECDHLWGKLYPSRIEDMNLFGFTEVLFPELTPK
- a CDS encoding cupin domain-containing protein — translated: MKSITHLGKTLPEGSIDYPKPERLIKGNPKRSTHPFFASTHGDMDVGIWQCEVGAWKIAFADDTDEFFSLIEGCVHLHDESGHVTEILPGEAAVIPSGFHGIFEVISPVKKHYVFVKRNKEV
- a CDS encoding 50S ribosomal protein L11 methyltransferase, whose translation is MKIDFPTPVALTAQADTPSLLSWHENENNKVAEWRCENGSQPPTTILVVDDNVSVNEAFRLINEGHGLLWRGDYHNGRQLLLNLSKKVSKPPRNPLPVPNSALESFERNRQQNRKKAEVLSKLLLEVDGNHQLSNRRAPDVRVACEQAFGQVQHPYLIALKDLLGVIGAYEWRKNGVPIAALNQKTVHPHYGVFSPVRGEYVKLVLDAPLKQKALAFDIGTGTGILSLVLAKRGVKQIIATDISDRALSCAAENAARLGYQEQISLLKTNLFPEGKAPLIVCNPPWIPAQPTSLLEYAVYDPNSQMLKQFLAGLKDHLTVDGEAWLIMSDLAEHLGMRSRGELQNWITEAGLTIVGRIGARPTHPKSKDTSNPLYIARSKEVTSLWRLALTKASNE
- a CDS encoding multidrug effflux MFS transporter, which translates into the protein MRHSRNWSLAAILACLAMLGPFSIDAYLPAFNEIAQELNATQLQVQQTLTAYMLAFSAMMLWHGSISDAIGRRPVILVSLFTFAIATFGCAASYRIEYLLFFRVLQGLSAGAGITVGRAMIRDRFDGHEAQQIMSRVTMIFSLAPGIAPVIGGALQQWFGWHAIFLFVAGLTSILLYVCYRWLPETLLVNKRQSLSPRALAVGYKEMALNPTFLMVALTVALNFGGLFLYISSAPVLLTTHLGLKGAEFGYLFVPAVFGIFLGGWLSGKMAATHSTSYTVCLAFCIMGFASIFNVGYHSFFPPSLPWTILPVMIYTCGMSLSSASITIVALDLFPQRRGMVASLQSAIQVGLAGVVSGVVSPILSHSVIWLAGGMFGLVVLGLVSWGLSGKWKSPVAQ
- a CDS encoding 3'-5' exonuclease family protein; the protein is MKSLPPLVFVDLETTGASIHKDRITEIGIVEVDEEGVRQWSSLVNPQQSIPAFIQQLTGINDEMVADAPCFEVLAEEVLQKLKGKLFIAHNARFDYGFLKHSFARLNLPFRANTLCTVKLSKALYPEHYKHNLDAIVSRLGLVAGDRHRALTDAELLWQFLQAVYKVFGVEHVNEAIMKQIQQPTLPQGVDADSVDALPEGPGIYRFYGETGALLYVGKSTQIRKRVLNHFSQDHRDAKQQALVQQIRKVEAQETCGEFGALLLEAQTVKKERPIYNQQLRANDGSCTWVLETQANGQLKPALIKADEPKKEGEIRYGLFHSSKDAQKALRKLAENHRLCLIFCGLETAGKRNNSPCFNYQIHKCDGACVGKESIGFHNARLISAISKLKQASWPFDGMVIVAEMDNSQLHCDYHLVQDWCYFGTAKSLEEAKHIATSSETRFDADICKIIQKHFKTIDPKCIIDLSCEC